One segment of Streptomyces sp. XD-27 DNA contains the following:
- a CDS encoding phosphopantetheine-binding protein translates to MAGGLDASDRTRISRGGYAALPQDEGLALFDLSGTLDDAVLVPIALDANALRGQAAAGLLPPLLRGLVRTPIRRATAEPGGTANGAAAAAGPGALAERLAALPAAERDRELLDLVLTHVAAVLGHGTPDDVDATRGFLDLGFDSLTAVDLRNRLGAAAGLRLPVTLIFDYPTPTALAGHLREELVTDTAAAHPPVHAELDKLEAILAAIAPDDAERPGITTRLRDLLSKWNETHSATDSAADDREIQDATADEIFSLLDDELGLS, encoded by the coding sequence ATGGCGGGCGGCCTCGACGCGTCCGACCGGACCCGGATCTCCCGGGGCGGCTACGCGGCCCTGCCACAGGACGAGGGCCTGGCCCTGTTCGACCTGTCCGGGACCCTCGACGACGCCGTACTGGTCCCCATCGCGCTCGACGCGAACGCGCTGCGCGGCCAGGCCGCCGCCGGACTGCTGCCGCCGCTGCTGCGCGGCCTGGTCCGCACCCCGATCCGGCGCGCCACCGCCGAGCCGGGCGGCACGGCCAACGGAGCGGCGGCAGCGGCCGGGCCGGGCGCGCTCGCCGAGCGGCTGGCCGCGCTGCCGGCGGCCGAACGCGACCGCGAACTGCTCGACCTGGTCCTCACCCACGTCGCGGCCGTCCTCGGCCACGGCACGCCGGACGACGTCGACGCCACCCGCGGCTTCCTCGACCTCGGCTTCGACTCCCTCACCGCCGTGGACCTGCGCAACCGGCTCGGCGCCGCCGCCGGGCTGCGGCTGCCCGTCACGCTGATCTTCGACTACCCGACCCCCACCGCACTGGCCGGGCATCTGCGCGAAGAACTCGTCACGGACACCGCCGCCGCCCACCCGCCCGTCCACGCGGAACTCGACAAGCTCGAGGCGATCCTCGCCGCGATCGCCCCCGACGACGCCGAACGCCCCGGAATCACCACCCGCCTGCGGGATCTCCTGTCGAAGTGGAATGAAACGCACAGTGCAACGGACAGCGCCGCCGACGACCGCGAAATCCAGGACGCCACAGCAGACGAGATCTTCAGTCTTCTCGACGACGAGCTCGGGCTCTCCTGA